A single window of Paenibacillus sp. FSL H8-0537 DNA harbors:
- the addA gene encoding helicase-exonuclease AddAB subunit AddA → MMEMIKAIKPEGSTWTDEQWSAIVTEGSNILVAAAAGSGKTAVLVERIIRKISSSTDVDRLLVATFTKAAAAEMKERIRLALEKELDRQPESEHLRRQLALMNRSSITTLHSFCLDVIRRYYPLIGLDPGFRIANETESELLRMEVLDQLFEEKYDEADADSGAGGAFLALADRLGGERGDEPLYKLVQDLYAFAQSHPWPKEWLRETAQSFNVQNAAELQHSKWVASLRADVELALAGAEALLRKGLDLTREPAGPAPYAANFENDLALVLMLKTAVQESPWEQWFEPFHTVGFGKLKAMRGDEYDKSLQEQAKDLRDGAKKLLATLADELFGRTPEQFLEELQELAPLMAALSELIIDFGKRYEAAKREKGLLDFGDLEHYCLRILRTEDSSVEQTLPSNAALEYQNQFDEILLDEYQDMNMVQEAIVTLISRPGAGNRFMVGDVKQSIYRFRLAEPNLFMHKYKSYAVQIALHDMDEADKEAATHASSIAQAASSDEQSAGLRIDLARNFRSRQEVVDGVNDVFRGIMRESVAEMDYDQRAELVCGASYPAAEETGAYEVELIVIDKAGSVIADDKVQPEDEDEEQDAAESAEDLQTAQLEGRLIARKIQSLMDSGYRVYDGKNKRSRPLEWRDIVILLRATSQWAPIIIEELQADGVPAYAELSSGYFDAIEVQTILSLLRVIDNPYQDIPLAGTLRSPIFGLDAEELALIRIEKSGVSYFEALLAAEGSLTLPEALRQKLTHFLAQLERWRSEARQGALADLIWRIYRETAYYDFAGGLPGGTQRQANLRALHDRARGYEATSFRGLFRFLRFVERMRDSGGDLGTARALGEQENVVRIMSIHKSKGLEFPVVFTAGLGKSFNQQDLRSAFLRHKQLGFGPRFVDPQQRVSYPTLPFLAIRRRLRMEMLAEEMRILYVALTRPKEKMFLVGTVSDAAKKLPGWLAAVDASGSIPDFKLASASTFLDWLGPLAASSFEQQDAEEIDQLSGMRRLEWRSGFVAAAVFSSEAAAALQPNEGLEERELRLQGILSLAQLELQPEEQDSELRERLDFHYSHQAATLLPAKTSVTEIKRLHGEALADREAAPLFDTGAAVMKDVNASGSYSSSEPLEHPKQSGVAREHGEANNSNDSQPAPIGSFRLRRPRFMEQISLTAAEKGSVNHLVMQHIPLNGTVDEDVVIKTVHGMVERKLLTPRQAEVIDAMNIAAFFASPLGLRLLAAGEVKREVPFSCMLSASRVHPFVADDAKDEQILIQGVVDCVFEDQHGLVLVDYKTDRIINQQWEQAAERHRFQLELYAEAIEAVLLRKVAQCHVFFFDGGQSVRLR, encoded by the coding sequence ATGATGGAAATGATAAAGGCCATTAAGCCAGAAGGCAGCACCTGGACCGATGAGCAGTGGAGCGCCATTGTAACGGAAGGATCCAACATCCTTGTAGCTGCTGCTGCTGGCTCTGGCAAAACGGCTGTGCTGGTGGAGCGCATCATTCGCAAAATTTCATCCTCGACCGATGTGGACCGCTTGCTCGTTGCGACTTTTACGAAAGCGGCAGCTGCGGAAATGAAGGAGCGGATTCGCCTTGCGCTGGAGAAGGAGCTGGACCGCCAGCCTGAATCTGAGCATTTGCGGCGCCAGCTTGCGCTGATGAACAGATCGTCGATCACGACACTTCATTCTTTTTGTCTCGATGTTATTCGCCGTTATTATCCGCTGATTGGGCTTGATCCCGGCTTTCGCATCGCCAATGAGACAGAGAGCGAGCTGCTGCGGATGGAGGTGCTGGATCAGCTTTTTGAGGAAAAATATGACGAGGCTGATGCCGATTCTGGCGCCGGTGGCGCTTTTCTGGCGCTTGCGGACCGGCTGGGCGGAGAACGCGGCGATGAGCCGCTGTACAAGCTTGTACAGGATTTGTATGCTTTCGCACAAAGTCATCCGTGGCCCAAAGAATGGCTGCGTGAAACGGCTCAAAGCTTTAATGTGCAAAATGCAGCCGAGCTTCAGCACAGCAAATGGGTTGCCAGCTTGCGGGCCGATGTGGAGCTGGCGCTTGCCGGAGCGGAGGCGCTGCTGCGGAAGGGGCTTGATTTAACGCGCGAGCCTGCTGGGCCAGCGCCTTATGCTGCCAATTTCGAGAACGATCTGGCACTTGTCCTTATGCTCAAGACTGCCGTACAGGAAAGCCCTTGGGAGCAATGGTTTGAGCCGTTCCATACGGTGGGGTTTGGAAAATTAAAGGCGATGCGCGGCGACGAATATGACAAATCGCTGCAGGAGCAGGCGAAAGATTTGCGGGACGGTGCCAAAAAGCTGCTCGCCACATTAGCCGATGAGCTGTTCGGGCGTACGCCGGAACAGTTTTTGGAGGAGCTGCAGGAGCTGGCTCCATTAATGGCGGCGCTGAGCGAGCTCATTATTGATTTTGGCAAAAGGTATGAAGCAGCGAAACGGGAGAAGGGGCTGCTGGATTTTGGCGATCTGGAGCATTATTGCCTGCGCATATTGCGCACGGAAGACTCGTCCGTAGAGCAGACACTGCCTTCGAATGCGGCGCTGGAATACCAGAACCAATTCGATGAAATTTTGCTTGATGAATATCAGGACATGAATATGGTGCAGGAAGCGATTGTAACGCTAATATCAAGACCGGGAGCGGGGAACCGTTTTATGGTTGGCGATGTGAAGCAAAGCATTTACCGCTTCCGGCTTGCGGAGCCAAATCTATTTATGCATAAATACAAAAGCTACGCAGTACAGATTGCCCTACACGACATGGACGAAGCGGATAAAGAAGCTGCCACTCATGCATCTTCAATAGCTCAAGCTGCTTCTTCCGATGAACAATCAGCAGGCTTGCGCATTGATCTGGCGCGCAACTTCCGCAGCCGTCAAGAGGTAGTTGACGGCGTGAATGATGTATTTCGCGGCATTATGCGGGAATCCGTAGCCGAAATGGATTATGATCAGCGCGCAGAGCTTGTGTGCGGCGCTTCTTATCCAGCAGCAGAGGAAACGGGCGCATACGAAGTAGAGCTGATTGTCATCGATAAGGCCGGCTCTGTCATCGCGGACGATAAAGTGCAGCCAGAGGATGAGGATGAGGAGCAAGACGCTGCTGAGTCGGCGGAGGATTTGCAGACAGCGCAGCTGGAAGGCCGGCTGATTGCGCGTAAAATCCAATCGCTTATGGACAGCGGCTACCGCGTTTATGATGGCAAAAATAAACGGAGCCGTCCGTTGGAATGGCGTGATATCGTTATTTTGCTGCGCGCGACATCGCAGTGGGCACCTATTATCATCGAGGAGCTGCAGGCTGATGGGGTACCCGCTTATGCCGAGCTGAGCAGCGGCTATTTTGATGCCATTGAAGTGCAGACGATATTGTCCCTGCTTCGTGTCATTGACAATCCGTATCAGGATATCCCGCTCGCAGGTACGCTGCGATCTCCTATTTTCGGCTTGGACGCCGAGGAACTGGCGCTCATAAGGATAGAAAAGTCCGGCGTCAGCTATTTTGAAGCGCTGCTAGCTGCCGAAGGCAGCCTAACGCTTCCAGAGGCGCTGCGCCAGAAGCTGACCCATTTTCTCGCGCAGCTTGAGCGCTGGCGCAGTGAGGCCAGACAGGGCGCTTTGGCTGACCTCATTTGGCGTATATACCGTGAAACCGCTTATTATGATTTTGCCGGCGGTCTTCCTGGCGGCACGCAGCGCCAAGCGAATTTACGCGCTTTGCATGACCGCGCTCGCGGTTACGAGGCAACCTCTTTCCGGGGCTTGTTCCGGTTTTTGCGTTTTGTAGAGCGAATGCGCGATAGCGGAGGGGATCTTGGAACGGCACGGGCGCTCGGCGAGCAGGAAAATGTCGTCCGTATTATGTCGATCCACAAGAGCAAAGGGCTGGAGTTTCCTGTCGTGTTCACGGCAGGTCTTGGCAAGTCATTTAACCAGCAGGATTTGCGGAGTGCTTTTCTGCGCCATAAGCAGCTCGGATTCGGACCGCGGTTTGTGGACCCACAGCAGCGTGTCAGCTATCCGACATTGCCATTTCTAGCGATTCGCCGCAGGCTGCGCATGGAAATGCTGGCCGAGGAAATGCGGATTTTATATGTGGCTCTCACCCGCCCAAAGGAAAAAATGTTTCTGGTCGGTACGGTTTCAGATGCAGCTAAGAAGCTGCCGGGCTGGCTGGCAGCTGTTGATGCAAGCGGCAGCATACCGGATTTTAAACTGGCATCGGCATCGACTTTTTTAGATTGGCTTGGACCGCTCGCTGCATCAAGCTTTGAGCAGCAGGATGCAGAGGAAATAGATCAGCTATCCGGCATGAGAAGGCTGGAATGGCGATCAGGCTTCGTTGCAGCGGCGGTATTCAGCAGTGAAGCAGCAGCAGCGCTCCAGCCAAATGAGGGCCTTGAGGAGAGGGAGCTGCGGCTGCAAGGCATTCTTTCGCTGGCGCAGCTTGAGCTGCAGCCAGAGGAGCAGGACAGCGAGCTGCGCGAGCGATTGGATTTTCATTATTCTCATCAAGCTGCAACTCTTTTGCCGGCCAAAACGTCTGTTACTGAGATTAAACGTCTTCATGGGGAAGCTCTTGCTGACCGCGAAGCCGCTCCTTTGTTTGACACTGGAGCCGCAGTGATGAAAGATGTTAATGCAAGCGGCAGTTACTCATCGTCGGAGCCGTTAGAACATCCGAAGCAGTCGGGTGTCGCAAGGGAGCATGGAGAAGCGAATAATAGCAATGACAGCCAGCCAGCGCCTATAGGCTCCTTCCGCTTGCGCCGTCCGCGGTTTATGGAGCAGATTTCACTTACAGCGGCGGAGAAAGGCTCTGTCAATCACCTTGTCATGCAGCATATACCGCTTAATGGCACAGTTGACGAGGACGTCGTTATTAAGACGGTCCACGGCATGGTAGAACGCAAGCTCTTGACACCGCGTCAGGCGGAGGTTATCGATGCCATGAACATTGCTGCTTTTTTCGCAAGCCCTCTCGGCTTGCGTCTGCTGGCAGCCGGTGAGGTCAAACGCGAGGTGCCATTCAGCTGCATGCTGTCTGCCTCGCGGGTGCACCCTTTCGTTGCTGACGATGCAAAGGACGAGCAGATTTTAATTCAAGGCGTGGTGGACTGTGTGTTCGAG